The following proteins come from a genomic window of Pseudomonadota bacterium:
- a CDS encoding ABC transporter ATP-binding protein, translating to MSALLTLQGITKAFPSVVANDGISLSVSPGEIHAVLGENGAGKSTLMKIIYGVSAPDAGTIHWQGEPVTIASPAHARQLGIGMVFQHFSLFETLTVTENMSLALPGSRARLRQDIASASSRFGLAVDPDATVKALSVGERQRVEILRCLLQSPKLIIMDEPTSVLPPQGIGELFKTLRRLADDGLGILFISHKLDEIRALCDTATVLRHGKVTGHAVPREESDASLASLMIGRELPHTQRPASERSAAPLLSVSELSVESNTVNATALRSIGFDVHGGEIVGIAGVSGNGQNLLSSVLSGEHPLPPGQADRVRLAGAATGHSGPSARRDLGLRFVPEERLGRGAVPVHDLRDNGLLTGFNNGLSRLGFRDSGAMHAFAERTIEAFDVRCGGPVAEAQSLSGGNLQKYIVGRELSLTPRVLLVSQPTWGVDVGAASDIRQRLVDLSRQGVAVLVISEELEELFEISDRMHVMFRGTLSPSVVTEDTTVEAIGLAMTGNFDALAATAKGSARV from the coding sequence TCCACGCCGTGCTCGGCGAGAACGGCGCGGGCAAGTCCACGCTGATGAAGATCATCTACGGTGTGTCCGCGCCGGACGCCGGCACCATCCACTGGCAGGGCGAGCCAGTCACCATCGCCTCCCCGGCCCACGCGCGCCAGCTCGGCATCGGCATGGTGTTTCAGCACTTCTCCCTGTTCGAGACGCTTACAGTGACCGAGAACATGTCACTCGCACTGCCCGGTTCGCGCGCCCGGCTGCGGCAGGACATCGCCTCCGCGTCGAGCCGCTTCGGCCTCGCAGTCGACCCGGACGCGACGGTCAAGGCCCTGTCGGTAGGCGAACGCCAGCGCGTGGAGATACTGCGTTGCCTGCTGCAATCGCCCAAGCTGATCATCATGGACGAGCCGACCTCGGTGCTGCCGCCACAGGGCATCGGCGAGCTGTTCAAGACCTTGCGTCGCCTCGCTGATGACGGGCTTGGCATTCTCTTCATCTCGCACAAGCTCGACGAGATTCGGGCCCTGTGCGACACCGCGACAGTGCTGCGCCACGGCAAGGTCACCGGCCACGCGGTGCCGCGCGAGGAGAGCGACGCGTCTCTCGCAAGCCTCATGATCGGCCGCGAGTTGCCCCACACCCAACGCCCTGCCAGCGAGCGCTCTGCAGCCCCCCTGCTCAGCGTCAGCGAGCTCAGCGTCGAGAGCAACACCGTGAACGCCACCGCGCTGCGCTCGATTGGCTTCGATGTGCACGGCGGCGAGATCGTCGGCATCGCCGGGGTATCGGGCAACGGCCAGAACCTGCTGTCCAGCGTGCTGTCCGGCGAACACCCGCTGCCACCGGGCCAGGCCGACCGGGTCCGGCTCGCTGGCGCCGCGACCGGCCACAGTGGCCCGAGTGCGCGCCGCGACCTCGGACTGCGCTTCGTACCCGAGGAGCGGCTCGGGCGCGGCGCCGTGCCGGTGCACGACTTGCGTGACAACGGCCTGCTCACCGGGTTCAACAACGGCCTATCACGCCTCGGGTTTCGCGACAGCGGCGCGATGCACGCGTTCGCCGAGCGCACCATCGAGGCCTTCGACGTGCGCTGCGGCGGACCTGTGGCCGAGGCGCAGAGTTTGTCGGGCGGCAACCTGCAGAAGTACATCGTCGGCCGCGAGCTGTCGTTGACCCCACGCGTGTTGCTGGTCTCACAGCCCACCTGGGGCGTCGACGTGGGCGCAGCATCAGACATCCGCCAGCGCCTTGTGGATCTCAGCCGGCAGGGCGTCGCCGTGCTGGTGATTTCAGAGGAGCTCGAGGAGCTCTTCGAGATCAGCGACCGCATGCACGTGATGTTTCGCGGCACGCTGTCGCCATCGGTCGTCACCGAGGACACCACCGTCGAGGCGATTGGTCTCGCCATGACCGGCAACTTCGACGCCCTCGCGGCTACCGCCAAGGGCAGCGCCCGTGTTTGA
- a CDS encoding ABC transporter permease, which translates to MFDLRLEPRTQHSTAATFAVSAIAIGLTLLGGSVVFAFYGISPAKGFHAFLVEPLTSQYGVGEVLLKMGPLLLIAQGLAIGFRARVWNIGAEGQLILGAIAGGSLAIVLDGTESA; encoded by the coding sequence GTGTTTGACCTGCGACTCGAACCCCGCACCCAACACTCGACCGCGGCCACCTTCGCAGTGTCAGCCATCGCGATCGGCCTGACGCTGCTCGGCGGTTCGGTGGTGTTCGCGTTCTACGGAATCTCGCCGGCCAAGGGCTTCCACGCCTTTCTGGTCGAACCGCTGACCTCGCAGTATGGCGTGGGCGAAGTGCTGTTGAAAATGGGGCCGCTCTTGCTGATCGCGCAGGGACTCGCCATCGGCTTTCGCGCGCGCGTCTGGAACATCGGCGCCGAGGGCCAACTGATCCTCGGCGCGATCGCAGGCGGCTCGCTCGCCATTGTCCTCGACGGCACCGAATCCGC